TGAACCACCAATTATAAAATTTATACTGCTCACACCATTTACTGTAAGCCTTTCTATTTCTTCCGACATCTCTTCCGAAGAAAAATTCTTTCCTTGAATATCAAGTAAAATATTATATCCACCTAATTTTTCCATTGTTTTGAGAATTTCCTCTGATTCTTTTTCAATAGAAATATTTCTACTGCTGTCATTTCCATCTTCTTTTAACTCTACAATTTTCATTTTAGCAAAAGACTGCATTCTTTTCAAGAACTCATTTATTCCCTCAACTATGTATTTTTCCTTTACTTTTCCTACACATATAATAGATACATTCAAAATATACTCCTTTTTTCAAAAAAATTCAATTTATTTTCTTTTAAAAAGTTTTTCTAAATCATTTAAAGTAATTTTTACTATAATTGGTCTGCCATGAGGACATGTATATTCCCCAATTTCATGAAGCTTTCTTATTATTGTTTCCATTTCATTTAAAGAAAGTTTCTCATTTGCTTTTATAGCACCCTTGCATGACATTGAAATTATAATACTTTCTCTAATATCTGTTTCCTTATTTTCTTTAAGATTTTTGATTATATTTTTGAAAATATTTTCTGTACTATCCCTAAAGTTCATAACTGGAACGGATCTTATCACCACTTCATTTTCATCAAACTCATCAATTTCAAATCCAAATCCTGTAAAATATTCTATATTTTCAAAAATAAGCTCTCTTTCTCTTGGATCAAGAGTTATTCTTATAGGCACCAAAAGCTGCTGTCTGCTCACATTTGTTCCATAGTACTCTTTT
Above is a window of Fusobacterium varium DNA encoding:
- the rlmH gene encoding Ribosomal RNA large subunit methyltransferase H gives rise to the protein MNVSIICVGKVKEKYIVEGINEFLKRMQSFAKMKIVELKEDGNDSSRNISIEKESEEILKTMEKLGGYNILLDIQGKNFSSEEMSEEIERLTVNGVSSINFIIGGSYGVSENVRKTVNMRLSFSKMTFPHQLMRLILCEQIYRWFSIIKNTKYHK
- the mutL_1 gene encoding DNA mismatch repair protein mutL is translated as MKAENIKFEGIEVEKYPKTEREAEVSDRDIKKETTESNEDNFEKIFIEKGRTTPFEIKEEIKVFEGNEKSDIIKTDVVSEVKSEFKDEIKEDRIIVSEEKNAASKIDFKVFGQIFDSFILVERDGVFEIYDQHIVHERILYEKLKKEYYGTNVSRQQLLVPIRITLDPRERELIFENIEYFTGFGFEIDEFDENEVVIRSVPVMNFRDSTENIFKNIIKNLKENKETDIRESIIISMSCKGAIKANEKLSLNEMETIIRKLHEIGEYTCPHGRPIIVKITLNDLEKLFKRK